A stretch of DNA from Synechococcus sp. JA-3-3Ab:
CTGATGCAGTACCCTCTCTAGAACAGTTGTCGGCCTGTCTGCCCCGCCACTCGCTCCGCCCCAGTTGCCTGGGCAGCCCGCAAACCCTTGCGTGAATCCTCAGGCTAGCTATGTTTGCGAGGCAACACAAAAATGGTATCAACGCCTCTGCGAGCGCCTCGCCAAAACCCGCAAAGGCTGATTCTTTCGTTGACCCGCTCGATGCCTTGCGCCACAAGGCTTTCAGGCCTCTCACCCCCCCTCTTCGGGGCCCTTTTTTGCCACCTTCGACCGACCCCCTCGCAAATAGGCCTTGCATTCCTTGCCCTGCTTGGGTTTAATAGGGGTAGAGTTCCCCCTTCGGGGGGATCCCTAGAAATTGGAAACTATAACGCTCGGCAGATCGCTGGGCGTTGAGAGCCAGTTCCCCCTTCGGGGGGATCCCTAGAAATTGGAAACGCAATCGGGCGAGCGTTTGGATAGTCGGCAACTTCGCTGTAGTTCCCCCTTCGGGGGGATCCCTAGAAATTGGAAACTTTGCCGGTAGCTTTGGACTCATGGTTTCCTCCTTTCTGTAGGGTTCCCCCTTCGGGGGGATCCCTAGAAATTGGAAACTTTAGCCATCCATCGTATTCCTCAGGAATACTAGGGCGGTTCCCCCTTCGGGGGGATCCTTAGAAATTGGAAACCTCAACGATGGCATAACGGAGCTCATAGTAATCTCCGCAATGTTCCCCCTTCGGGGGGATCCCTAGAAATTGGAAACGCCCAGGGAGTTTAAGAACTCCCGGGCTTGCTTTAGCCACGCGTCCTCAAGTTCCCCCTTCCGGGGGATCCCTAGATAGGGTGTAGGTTGGCCAAGTAAGCGGCTCCCTCTTCCTTGGGGGGAAACTAGCAGCGGGGATCCCCAGGTGTTGAACATGCGCTTTGCGTTTTGCCGATACCGGCGGCCTTTCCGCCAGCCCTTGCGCACGCGCTACGGCCTGTGGTCTATCCGCGAAGGGATCCTGGTTCGGCTGACGGACGCGGAGACGGGAGGTCAGGGCTATGGGGAGATTGCCCCCATCCCCTGGTTGGGCAGCGAGACCGTAGAGGAAGCGCTGGCATTTTGTCAGCAGTTGCCCCCTGAGCTGTCGGAAGCAGAGATCGAGAAGATCCCGGCAACCTTGCCCGCCACGCGCTTTGGGCTGGAATGCGCCTGGCTGGCCTGTCGGGATCCCGGCTGGCTGGCAAGGGATCTCTCCGGGCTTTCCTGGTGTGGGCTTTTTGGGAAAACCCCACCCTCAGGTTCCTACCCCGCCTACAAGGTCAAGGTGGGGGTGGAGCCTCTCGAGCAGGAGGTGAAAAAGCTAGAAAGCTGGCTGGAGCAGTTGCCCGCAGGATCCTGCTTGCGCCTGGATGCCAATGGGGGGCTGAGTCTGGAAGGGGCGCGGCGCTGGCTGGCCCTCTGTGACCGGATCAACCAAGAGTGGCCAGGCAAGATTGAGTTTTTCGAGCAGCCCTTGCCACCAGCGCAGCACGCCGATCTAAGCCGGCTGAGCTGGGAGTTTCAGACTCCCATTGCCTTGGATGAGTCCGTGGTTGGGCTGGAGCAGTTGCAAGCTGTCCACCAAGCCGGCTGGAAAGGGATCCTGGTGGTCAAGCCCTCCTTGGTTGGCTCCTGCCTTGCCCTTAGGGACTACCTCAGGCAACACCCTAGCCTAGATTTGGCCTTCTCCTCCGCCCTGGAAACGCCCATCGGCGCTTGGCATGGCCTAGTTTGGGCGGGATCCCTGCAGGCAAAAACAGCCCATCCCAGAGCCTTGGGATGGGGGGTGGGGGAGTTTTTCCAGGAAGGGGATCCCCTCACCCTGATCACGCTCTCAGCCCAGGAGCGGGCAGCCCTGATGCAGGCGGTGTGGGAGCGCCACAGCCAGCCCTAGACGGCGGCGGC
This window harbors:
- a CDS encoding o-succinylbenzoate synthase, which translates into the protein MRFAFCRYRRPFRQPLRTRYGLWSIREGILVRLTDAETGGQGYGEIAPIPWLGSETVEEALAFCQQLPPELSEAEIEKIPATLPATRFGLECAWLACRDPGWLARDLSGLSWCGLFGKTPPSGSYPAYKVKVGVEPLEQEVKKLESWLEQLPAGSCLRLDANGGLSLEGARRWLALCDRINQEWPGKIEFFEQPLPPAQHADLSRLSWEFQTPIALDESVVGLEQLQAVHQAGWKGILVVKPSLVGSCLALRDYLRQHPSLDLAFSSALETPIGAWHGLVWAGSLQAKTAHPRALGWGVGEFFQEGDPLTLITLSAQERAALMQAVWERHSQP